In Lolium rigidum isolate FL_2022 chromosome 7, APGP_CSIRO_Lrig_0.1, whole genome shotgun sequence, the DNA window ATGTGATGAAATGTACTCATATGTTACCTCCCGAGGGCTAAATTATAAGTATTAACATAAGTGGTCAAATATAAACTCAGCCAATAACTTAAAGCAGAAACCCTACGTCCCCTAAATTAGAATATCCGACACACAAAGGACAAGCTACTTTGAAGCTCAGTGTGACTTAAGGGGGCATACAGTCCAAATAACTAATATACCGGAGAAACTAATGCACAAACGTGGGAATTACAACTTGTTATTCGAACAAAAACGTGGGTCATGCCTCAATTATAAATGTTTTGTCCGTCTTCGTGGAAGCCGGTAGCAGGGCACATGCATTGTTCCACGGGGCTAATGGCCCATGAGCCGATTGAATAAGTCGAACAAACAGAGGACCGGAgacccaatccaaaaacagtgctCCATATATCCCCTTCCACATCCCACTTCCCCTCTCAGCTTCTCGCTTTGAAGCTGCTTCAGATACCAGTTTAGCAGTTTCAGTTTTCTCGTTACCTGAAAAAGCAACAGAGAAGAAGAGGTAATTGGTGTGGTCAGTCATGGCTGCCATGAGTTTGGTAAAGGCGCCCATTGGTCAGGGTCTTAGGCCGGCGAGCCACAATCCGAGGAGGGGCGGTGGCGTGGTCAGGTCCTCTCTGCAGGGCGCCGTCGTTGCAAGCCGGGCGGAGTGGCTCACTAGCTGTGCCGTGCTCTCCAGCAAGGTGGCCGCGCTCGTCTCCCACTCCACCAACGGCCACGTCGCTGCAGCTGCAGCGGCTGCAAACGGGGCGCTGTTGGACTTGGTCCCTGTGAGCAGTACTAATGGCGGCGCAAGGAACCTGCCGGCACCGCTCCGGATCGCCGACCTGTGCCCCGCGCCGATGCACGGTTCAGAGCTGCGTGTGGCGTACCAGGGTGTGCCTGGGGCGTACAGCGAGAAGGCGGCCGGCAAGGCGTACCAGGGCTGCGACGCTGTCCCCTGCGACCAGTTCGACGTGGCGTTCCAGGCCGTGGAGAACTGGATCGTGGACCGCGCCGTGCTCCCCGTGGAGAACTCGCTCGGCGGCAGCATCCACCGGAACTACGACCTCCTGCTCCGTCACCGCCTCCACATCGTCGGCGAGGTGCAGCTCCCCGTGCACCACTGCCTCCTCGCGCTGCCGGGCGTGCGCAAGGAGGACATCACCCGCGTCATCAGCCACCCGCAGGCGTTGGCGCAGTGCGAGCACACGCTCACCCGCATGGGTCTCAACGCTGCCCGCGAAGCTTTCGACGAtaccgccggcgccgccgagtACATCGCCGCCAACGGCCTCCGTGACACGGCCGCCATCGCGTCCTCCCGCGCTGCCGAGCTGTACGGCATGGAGGTGCTCGCCGACGGCATCCAGGACGACTGCGGCAACGTCACGCGGTTCGTGATGCTCGCTAGGGAGCCAATCGTCCCGCGCATGGACCGGCCCTTCAAAACCAGCATCGTGTTCGCCCACGACAAGGAGGGCACCTCCATGCTCTTCAGGGTGCTCTCCGCCTTCGCCTTCCGCGACATCAGCCTCACCAAGATCGAGAGCCGCCCGTACCGGCCCATCCGCCTTGTCGACGATGCCAGCAGCGGCACGGCCACCAAGACGTTCGACTACATGTTCTACGTGGACTTCCAGGCATCCCTTGCCGATCCGCGCGTGCAAAAGGCGCTTGCAGAGGTCCAGGAGTTCACCTCGTTCTTAAGGGTGCTGGGGAGCTATCCCATGGACATGACTCCCATgaccgccggctcctcctccaccaTTACATCATCTAATTCCTCGCCAACCTCTTCTCGCTAAGAATCACTGGAACTAGTGAGGACAATCTGTCGAGTATGCACGTCGATCCGTTAATATATGGTACTCCTCCTCGTGCATTGCtgggagtatttttttttttcgTTATCACAATTAACAATACGTGTAATTGGTTCATTCGAGCTAACTAGTCCACAGTAAATACATCTCTGTGAACCTTTTTTTAGAGTTATATATCTCTGTGaactttatcattttttttgtgttttattgtATTGTAGATGTTGAGCATTTATACTATAAATTCGGACAAATTTTAAAACATTTCACTTAAGGAAAAATTAGATTGCCTTAtaaaaactgaaaaggaaagcctAGATTGTGAGCAGAGATAGTACTGTTTAGCCTTGTTTAGTTGTACAACAATTATTCCGACTTTGGCCAAAATCAAACCTCATAAAATTTAATAAATATTTACGAAAAATATCAATATCTACAATACAAAATCTTTTATATTAGAATCATTGTAAAGTATATTTTTGTATTTGTTAAAGTATAAATTTATGGCTAGAGCATGCCATTTTACATGGGATCAGAGCTAAGAGGTATTGAGTTCAAGACCAGGCTAACatagaataaaataaaaatattgcaaTCCACTTTCGGTCCATGTTTAGATGTGAGGGAGAGTGTTGAAATATAAATATATTGTCTAGTCTCCTCCAACAGATCGGTCTTGTGGTTGCGTTAGCAAGAGCAGTGCAGTTTTACATtattatatttattcgataagatcgtagctttgcatagaaggccatataagtggattatagggctttagagaatagatagtttaccttcagttcctcgtgggttcgacagtcaaatacttatcgaattgtactgcggTGATCCCCTGTACTTGGGTGTTATCAGTTCCCTAGGCTGGCCAGTTGCTGCGAGATGCCGTTCATCTCAATCTTTGGGGCTAGGGTGCTGGATGGGGAGCCCGGGGAATGGCGCGTCCAGTTCAGGAGGCAATTCGGTCTGGCGGAAGCCGTGGAATGGGACAACCTATGCCAGGAGATTCAGGCGGTCCCCACTGATATGGAGGAGGACATGGTGTCCTGGGCCCTGGAGCGCTCCGACAACTTCTCCACTAAGTCGGCGTACGCTCAACTGTCGCAAGGGGGCGGCGGTGACATCATTCAGGGATGTGCGGTGCACCACAGTACCACCTAAGATCAAGGTGTTTCTCTAGCAGCTCATACGGAGGCGCCTACCCTCAGGGGAGCAGCTTGCCAAGCGGTAGGGGGCATCCAACGGCCTCcgttctgtaatatcccagtatttggggttacaaaaatagaggaaatagatgtgtgcattgcattcatgcatagaaaatccggagaattttcgcgctttaaagtaaaacagtcacagtaactgaagtttcacttgaccttggtggaattgaagtagctcatcaagtcaagcgctataaaactcaatgtgacctttgataaaaccttgttttgggtagagaggatttgatctaaggggttagatcaaatggaattaaaactaacacaataacactttaatcaatgatcaattgcttgatctcataaaagatcataatatggtaatccttgccataacatatgaacatctattcaattgcaaatcaagtaacaataaaatggagaaactattcttgacttatctcgatcttccatgtcttaagctaatatatgttcctaccatgaacctcatggtattcattttacttcattcttggaaacatgacaagaagatcaactctagaaatatatattcgtctctattccaaattatgatacatcaaacctagagaggtgagagttctatgttatttatttgagaagcaatgacaaactttgagctaaaccttggatatgcatccatgtattcaaatcaaCAACTTTGAGGGgaacctaggatattattcaagacattccctagagagagaaaccatttatgttaaacatagaaattgatgatcacatcattctctatggattccaaccttaggttagcattgaagtccttcccaaatgagagagaccattcatactaatcctagctttacgtatctaaaaataaaggataaccattgaactaaagtattggttgtaaaccatttccatttggagtggtgagataaccaagatagccaagtgaagtcttagcctagatacctaaggaaatattaggaatacaccataaaccctagaataactattcctatgagagagaggtcaagctaaggtgttacactcaggaaagttgagccaacacttgattgtgagggagagaactatccatatacccagatgattatataATCATTGTTTAAGTAAAACCCTAACAAAATATCTCAgatattctcctgggatataaaatattgaggcaaccatagtagtcccatccaagaaagtaaaatagaagtgttatatcctagttgatcaagacaatgcttgatcatggaagtgagaacccattccatgagagataacttaggaagccaaaccttgatcattataaattgagtaatgatcataaacccttagaatttgaggtagaagatattaagaacaagttgatcatgcttaaaccatgatcatgctcttgaggtatgtgaggataagttaaatcctaataggataagtagatatcattcaccacatgaagtcatagggaggtaacaagtaagcaaccctaggcttatatcccaaccttaacttgtgaatcacttggtgatcataagtagaatcctaccacatctatatttcatttaTTCCCCAATTaaggaacctaagaaaaccttagagtcaaactctatactttatatggtgagaaaccattcatccatataaccaaagttaactataaaaagaaccataaccactttagttactttaatgataaatttagGATAGTAATAAAAGTCAATTGTTAGAAGATCAAACCAATTcttaagtccttagtaactaaaggagaacatcaaCTATTAAGTAAGTAACCACCTTATAATGGATAGGGGAGACTAAAACCTAGTTGGTGCATCAATTGGGTGattcacaactaaaacctaagccacaataAGTTCCAAAACATGTGCCATTAGGAAAATATAatcagaaccctagaattgctcactagttaaagcTCATGCTTAAATATGGAgcttaagaataacctagtgctaaaccatatgattaaaccatggtggtgatcaaccacttatctttataaTTAAGACCAACTCATAATGAGAGTAGTATCTACTTTAGGtacttcaaggtgttattaaaatataatactagtgctAACCTTAAAATAGGATTATAGTAAATCTTACAAGACCTTAATAAAGGagtgatcacataaaatcatatgcaagtaatCAAATTGTCAACTAAGAGGAAAAGTCCTCATGATTCTTTCTAATACACTTGGAATAGCTATTATCAACtcaaataattcaaaacagatttgattccacaagaaaaataaattaaatgagTGCATAATATCATGCTTAatgaaaattgaaataaaacTTAATATGTTAAATATTTATTTAGAACAACAAGACCATGTAATTACCATTGCTATTAAGTCCTAATTAAAATAGGTAGGAACTCCTGTGAAGCAGAATTGAATTCAACATGGAATTGAAAAcaaaaaatataaaacagaaaatggaaaaaatagaaaaggagagaaaaccttacctggaccttaccagccgacgcagcccagcagcagcccagcaaTCGAGCCCAGCAacacagcccagcagcagcctggcccagcccaccataccccttcgCCAAAATATCAGAGGgaggggtcgtcctcatcctcttctcaCGCATGGAGGACAGAACTGAGCCGTGCTCGGCTTCGTCTCGGCGCTGGCAGCCTCTCCTCGACCAACGGCGTGACGAGGCACGCACCGACGCCGTATAAAAACCCCGGGACGAGCCCTAGCCtcggttttcttcttcctctgctctaTTTTCGCCaatcccgaaaccctagccgtacGGTCTCCGACCATCACCGCCGACTGGAGCCACCCCTAtcctcgccgtgaccaccatcgggaccgccgtcctcgacatggtcaCCGTGCGTGAGGAATCGAGCCAAAGCTCCCGCCAGTGACCATGCctggtcgtcttctccgacgctgGTGGTGGCCCAATCCGGCGAACCTGGCCATCTCCGACTACGCCATCAAGCcttgcgtgctcctggtgagccactgatccCCCTAGCATGCTTAGATCGCCCGATTACAGCCCTAGCATGACACGCACCGTCGgcccgtgagctctgccgctcggtctcgccgccggccaagctccggtgaccattcggtggcggcgccaccatcatgaggttcacctcggcgtcctctttccaacGAGCCCGCGCACAGCCCCGTGGGAGACCGCAATCACCGGCGACCATCGACGtctgcccgccggccaccgtgtccATCGTCACATCAGTAAATTTGACCCAGTCCACGCCTATGTGGCAGATGAGGTGgacacgaccccactggtcagtgCCTCTGTGGGTAGAAAGCCCGGGTAGATTtagtttttcttttgttttatttcaattctataaattgctgaaactttaaatgaatatataaaattcattataactcagaaaaatgcaagtgagatATCAAAATactcctaaaaataaactctaaccagtaaaaatataatatgaaatttttatttacaAATAAATTTTTAATTGTTTAACCATTATTAATTAAgcattttcttttaattctagatgcaattaaaattcaataattagtaaaactttcaaaattaaattgaaaccagtaaataaataaataaaaaattaaaactaatttatttatttgttattttgttaatccttattagaaggatttaaacctcgcataataaatactttaattattaattctttaaaaataacataatgccaaatccaattttattttattattttaaagtgattaataacttcaactttataatgaagttattaccttaagaaatatatggtagattaggaaaccctagttccattatacataaaatagtagttcataattttatgtgggattttaaaaccctaatgccattaagaacactagctccattaatcaatatgaaccctaaattgtttctaaaacctaaaccctagatataacatgagatcatgtacttccttttgattcatagaaccataattagcaattaaatacttgccatgccacataaaatgtaggagccctattatcaataatttagtattccatgtatgcatacctatccaacctagttgatcaagtaggatcaaccaagtctaaaccctagctcctattaccaaaaccatcatccttaattaaccttggttagcatcacaccattgtgatgaactccaataacaATCATGCCAATATTATGCATCATAtatcatactccactaaaccctactagtatattAATTAGATACTTACGAAACCACAATATCCAGGAGCCACCTATGCCCTACttaagtggatccaatagcaaaccctagacaacctcaaccttaattataatacttcttattccttaagaagtatgttcttcaaaagttattcttttaaagtaaataGAGAGTGTTCATCAACcctacctaataggacctataaaccctagctacctatcaccagtaagatataaccaaccttgatagcaaccatgtataaataattgcttaggatgcctaggcttaactcaaccttacaagccctaggtgttgatgaatccaacattgttgggatacaTCCAAACCTTATTCCAGAAGCTACTtggaaccatagtcaaccatagaaccccaccaacctaattatcatacttgttctttattaaagaacatgttcttcaaaagttattcttttgaattatataataagtaatcatcaaccatgcactatcggacttaaaattgacaacagcTCATTACTTACTATACAACTACTATCCCTTGGTGTGTATGGCACTTACGATGCATTTTACCATTTGCTTATGATTCTAGAACAacacaaccctaataagaaccttgtttgtgaaccactctaaaagtgcaacacaccctaaacacatcatttcaactcactaatcctaaatcatcggggttagtcatgattagagcgattgcatctcatacgtatgcattattgcatccttgccaatcttttaaacatcgtccttaccggacgatgatgctattttagaatttggagttattgcgtatcgaaggccttgcctgcataatcttgcagtcaagaaaggcaagtttatcgcttgctcatgtcatttgagtatttttaccaaattacttgcaaagtactacacttatcactcttgcatgaaaatcaaaagtactattttcataactatgaatatgactatgtggtgggcaatggaaccatggtatgtgttgatatggtggaggttccattgcaagggtttatatccatctaggattaaacaacaaatgtcgtccggtgattcttgtgctcgtaaaactcgtgttaaccataagatctagagtgggacggagtagtccattgtatttccacctctcgtacatcaacggatgcgcttgccaTAGACACTTGAATCTCGAGGGAcaggcggtggggtggggatcccattctaattccccacggtaatgcggtctatgatggattgtaaaggTTGCCCGGgttggtctatctatggtgtatagggcagggcatataaattgttcggaacggtctaccttattggtataggggagaacaaatgcctgggccGGTCTCTCCATAGATACAGggcaggacagacttacaaaagggtgggtgtgcgaggtagcggaggaatatgattggctaagaccttataccgggcgtcacaccaaaggaagtgtggacgagaactagactcggttggcaccaaggttaagatctcttatgggtaaagcaatacacctctgcagagtgtaatgaatcgtgacttgtcactccctgttccgagaTTTGGAGCTGACGAACGctgtcggaaaggaactccatgaagttctagtaaaccggtgaaggtcgacggacatagttcttcgaataaaagcaacctcttgaagaaatggttatgaaaacctgcattggtattagactttctggtctaatgctatagctagtgcattaaacacctctttcctataatgaacttgttgagtacgctcgtactcatcccactcttaaatcccctgcttagatatggaggccatgaaggaggatctaccgtgcaactcgaagaccggggagtctacaactacttcaagggggcaggaccctgtcagaagagtcaaacaccacagctactctggagaaaacctagattaagcagtagaagggaactagctccctaaacctagctcctatttagctagaatctagtcctagcctctatagttagttaaatactctataaatagagtccgtgataagattagaccacgagtcgttcttctggagtttatttgcagttttacctcagtgtaaagtaggaggctgtgatgatcttatgtaacagaatctgtgtgtaattctatagacatgccttagacccgcatatgtttctgttgtaccactctgagcgatataatactagtggaatgatgtttcattggtgttatatcagacttgcataatacaccatgcagtggtatgccgggtcaccacacgttCCATGTGCAGTGATTGGGAGGACTGCAATCAtgtcttcttctcctgctccatcACCAGGCTAATGTGGGCAGAAGTGAGGAAACTCCTATCACGTGACTGGAACCCGACGGGAGCTGGGGAGTTTATCGTGATCACTCAGGGCTTGTCAGACCCCCTTCGTAGGCTAGTGTGGTTAACATTTGCAACCCAATGTTGAACCCTTTGAAATGTGCGCAATAAGCTAGCTATAGAAGGAAAGATGATTGGTAACCCAAGCTGATGTTTTCTACCAAATATCGATTCATATGCGGTCTTTGAAGAGTTACGGTTAGACGGAAGGATAGAGAGCTCCTAGACTTGGTGGTGGGCGACATCGAAGGCGCTCCATATGTGGCATGTTGGATCCGAGTGGGTTCGAAACTTTGCATTTGTTATGTTGGGAGTAAACGTTGATCTATGTACGATGCGTGtgaggctttatttataaagttgGGCCAACTGgtcttctattttttttaaaaaaaactcatTGTGCCGCACCATCGTATGGTTGATCCGGTGGTGTATGATGGCAAGGGAGTTTGTCAACTTGATCTGGTTTAATTAGTCGCCTTGCCTTTGTATCGCCCCTCCTGCAAACGTACTTTCTCAAGAAAACAATAATGATActgcgtccaaaatgtatctactttcccgaacacttttgctattattttgcctctaatttgtgtattttggatacaactaacacggactaacgctgttttcagcagaattgccctggtgtctcgtttttgtgcagaaactcaactttcaggaaaatccccgggattaattccaatgggcctattttcaccgaagattaacggagccagaagggcaggccagggggaggctcatggcctccacaccataggccggcgcggcctgggaggGGGGTGCGCCACCTTATGGTGagggcgcctcggccagcctcggacgcccccctttcgactacttaacggcttcgacctaaaaacgcacggggggttagacgaaatcgccagaagacatccagaacaccgccgccatcgggaccagaaactccgttctggcactccgctgggacggggaattggaggagatcatcgccatcatcaccaccgacgcctctccatcgaccagccatgtttccccatccatgtgtgagtaattcccccgctgtaggctgaaggggatggtagggattggatgagattggtcatgtaatagcataagattgttagggcatagtgcctagtgtccgtaattggtactttgatgatattgttgcaacttgttatgcttaatgcttgtcactagggcccgagtgccatgatctcagatctgaacatgttatcaattcatgatgatattcattgctttatgatcttacaccgcaagttatatacacgtattgttgtacggaacccgaggccccaaagtgacgaaattgggacaaccgaaggggaaggcggtgatatgaggatcacatgtgttcacggagtgttaatgctttgctccggtgctctattaaaaggagtaccttaatttccgatagattccctagaggcccggctgccaccggttggtaggacaaaagatgttgtgcaagtttctcattgcgagcacgtacgactaaatatggaacacatgcctattgattgattagtacttggataccgttttattactatctgcaaatgccctaccttgattgttacatgagtttctctcatccatgcaacgcccgttcatccatccctgtgcctacagtattttaatcctgctgtttactataatcactactttgCTATCTTTGTTACTGCTGCTGCTGATAATTCACTACGCTCTTGCTATAAAGCtgcttactactgataaactcttgcgagcaagtctgtttccaggtgcatctgaattgacaactccgctgttaaggtttacaaatattctttggctccccttgtgtcgaatcaataaattgggttttacttccctcgaagactgttgcgatcccctatacttgtgggtcatcaagactattttctggcgccgttgccggggagcatagctttattttcaagttcacttggattgatattgttcgctgcaaattctccatcatgggtaaacctcgcgatactaaagtcgccatattaccatccactacaagaaaaggtacaactatgagtacctctgttgctcttgattcaccatctgtgataagtaaacttgtttcaccaccacaagcttcaaatgctggtacttctgctgaatctgaaaattcctcttataattttgatgatgcctctgatgtgcttgataatgatggttcacttggatcttttctagatgctacaattgctaggtctagacaaattgaaaatactgaaactcctaatgaaaatgctgctacacctgttgattcacccgagtctgttgaatactctagtgatgatcttgatgaatattatgtagaacttgatgatgatttcattgataaatgaaatgctactactggtacaagtaatattaaaaagcttcttgcacaacatactgttagatataaactgtctcctgatcctaaatttgccacatctcctataaacattaaggataaggattatgatttttatcttgatttatctcatatagctattgttgagaaaacaactttttgtggtactgaaaaagaaagtgttgtagaacacatgaatgagctttcaactttgagtagcttgttttctgatgatatcaagaagcgtactcatTTCgtagctaaattttttcctttctcattaaaggatgatgctaaaacttggtacaatagtttgcctcctgattctattgatagtccaagagatttgcttgatgttttctttcggaaatactttcctgctagtgctcaacatattgctttgcagagaatttataattttgaccaggaagatggagagaaattgcttgaggcttgggcgagattttgctctcttattgagCTCGGCACTGGACATGAtccggaaaagcatgatttacttgatatattttatagtggactaaccattgaatctagggcatacctggatagttgtgcttggttgtgttttcgggaaagaactccagacgatgctgaagaattattggctagaataggccggaatcatgatgattgggctacacctgaaccaaccccgacaccaatattgaagaagaggggtatgattaaattaaataatgaagatatctgggaagccaagaaatctcttaaagagaagggtattaaatccgaagatgtgaagaatttacctcccatagaagatttatgcaagataactcccccttcatccatgattgaggtacactctcttcaacgctttactagggaagatattccgtactcaaaacctctgatcaatgcttagatgagtttgataattatattgttaagcaaaataattttaatatgagagtagagaatcatttaatggaaaat includes these proteins:
- the LOC124676895 gene encoding arogenate dehydratase 1-like; its protein translation is MAAMSLVKAPIGQGLRPASHNPRRGGGVVRSSLQGAVVASRAEWLTSCAVLSSKVAALVSHSTNGHVAAAAAAANGALLDLVPVSSTNGGARNLPAPLRIADLCPAPMHGSELRVAYQGVPGAYSEKAAGKAYQGCDAVPCDQFDVAFQAVENWIVDRAVLPVENSLGGSIHRNYDLLLRHRLHIVGEVQLPVHHCLLALPGVRKEDITRVISHPQALAQCEHTLTRMGLNAAREAFDDTAGAAEYIAANGLRDTAAIASSRAAELYGMEVLADGIQDDCGNVTRFVMLAREPIVPRMDRPFKTSIVFAHDKEGTSMLFRVLSAFAFRDISLTKIESRPYRPIRLVDDASSGTATKTFDYMFYVDFQASLADPRVQKALAEVQEFTSFLRVLGSYPMDMTPMTAGSSSTITSSNSSPTSSR